The DNA segment GAGAAGAAAACATCGCGCTTCGGCGCATCGTCGGTCAAGGTGACGCCGCCGCAGTCATTCTGGGAGAGAGCCAAGCGATGCGGTCACTGCTCGAGATGGTACAGCGGGTGGCAGCCTCCAATGCCCCTGTCCTTATCTTGGGAGAGACCGGAACGGGAAAGGGGCTCATCGCACGGGCAATTCACCAATCGAGCCCCCGGACCGACCATCCCTTCCTGGTGATCAATTGCAGCGCCTTTCAAGATCAGCTCCTGGAGAGCGAGCTATTTGGACACGAGAGGGGGGCCTTTACAGGTGCCATCAGCGCCAAGCCCGGGCTCTTTGAGGTGGCGGATGGGGGGACTGTTTTTTTGGATGAGGTAGCCGAGATGAGCCCGGCCATGCAGGCCAAGCTCCTCCAGGTTCTTGACACCGGAGAGCTGCGGCGCGTGGGAGGGACAAGGTTGCGGCGCGTGGACACTCGGATCTTTGGCGCCACCAACAAGGATCTTGAGCAGGAATTCCGCGCCGGTCGCTTCCGGGAAGACCTCTTCTTTCGCCTCAATGTGGTCACCCTGGCGGTCCCGCCTCTCCGGGACCGGAAAGAGGATATCCCGCGGCTCGTCGAGCACTTTCTTCACCAGTCCCGGCTTCCGGGTCAGCAGCCTAAATCCCTCTCCCCCGAGGCGCTGCAGTTCCTCGTCGGATATGCGTGGCCGGGCAACGTCCGCGAGCTGGCCAACACGATCGAACGGCTCGTCCTCCTCGTCCCAGGAACAATCATTGAGTCGGAAGATCTGCCGCCCAATATTCGTCCCAGCGTAGACATCCCCCATCGGGAGGGGGATGCACCG comes from the Candidatus Methylomirabilota bacterium genome and includes:
- a CDS encoding sigma-54 dependent transcriptional regulator; amino-acid sequence: MSLKHPIQVLVVDDEKPTRVLMERELPQAGCVVVTAQSGEEALEILSRQDFDVVLLDLKMPGLGGMATLRRLRSSGNPAEVVVLTGHPEVESAIEAMKLGAYDYLIKPFKLSEVEAVLRRAAEKRQLREENIALRRIVGQGDAAAVILGESQAMRSLLEMVQRVAASNAPVLILGETGTGKGLIARAIHQSSPRTDHPFLVINCSAFQDQLLESELFGHERGAFTGAISAKPGLFEVADGGTVFLDEVAEMSPAMQAKLLQVLDTGELRRVGGTRLRRVDTRIFGATNKDLEQEFRAGRFREDLFFRLNVVTLAVPPLRDRKEDIPRLVEHFLHQSRLPGQQPKSLSPEALQFLVGYAWPGNVRELANTIERLVLLVPGTIIESEDLPPNIRPSVDIPHREGDAPPLPLTEVERLSILRALRYTGGKKAPAARLLGIDVKTLTHKIQRYNIHI